In one Vicinamibacteria bacterium genomic region, the following are encoded:
- a CDS encoding Nramp family divalent metal transporter, whose amino-acid sequence MRLVTALRGLGPGIIMAATAIGTSHIVLSPVAGARFGYELIWLVLFSHFFKYPAFEFGPRFAVARGVSLVKGFQEVPGPKNWAVWVFLVTTVLQGLTILAGILSVTAAILLAWVGGLSLSGFVVVLGLVIILLHRTGKYPALALGSKIAMLVLALVSVVAFLAVPPRASDLARIFVPSFPAGSLVLVGAILGLMPTGINVAIWHSLWAVEHLPTWSRVASTKREILRLGMFDLKVGYLLSAVLAVVFISLGANLLKPRGLHPDGVEVALTLSRLYTDVLGDWMFPVFMLAAFAAMFSTAYSVMDGFPRTFSRILSTLFPGQAFLRKEGDPAYYLFLVVIFLFAIGANQLLPNPVLMVQLVGLVSLSVAPVLYALNYYCVTRLIDDVSMRPSRGLRLWALSGLLFMLVAVVVSVYARSR is encoded by the coding sequence ATGAGGCTCGTCACCGCTCTCCGGGGTCTCGGTCCCGGCATCATCATGGCGGCCACCGCCATTGGAACGAGCCATATCGTCTTGAGTCCGGTTGCCGGCGCGCGATTCGGCTACGAGCTCATCTGGCTCGTTCTCTTCTCACACTTCTTCAAATATCCGGCGTTCGAGTTCGGACCGCGGTTCGCCGTGGCGCGGGGAGTTTCCCTCGTCAAGGGTTTCCAGGAAGTTCCCGGACCGAAGAATTGGGCCGTCTGGGTCTTCCTGGTCACGACGGTGCTACAGGGTCTTACGATCCTCGCGGGAATCCTCTCGGTCACCGCGGCCATCCTTCTCGCCTGGGTGGGCGGCTTGTCGCTCTCGGGCTTTGTGGTCGTGCTCGGCCTCGTCATCATCCTGCTCCACCGCACCGGGAAGTACCCCGCCCTCGCGCTCGGAAGCAAGATCGCCATGCTGGTTCTCGCACTGGTGAGCGTCGTGGCGTTTCTCGCCGTGCCGCCACGTGCGTCGGACCTCGCCCGCATCTTCGTACCCTCGTTTCCAGCGGGCTCGCTCGTCCTCGTGGGAGCGATCCTCGGACTCATGCCGACCGGCATCAACGTCGCCATCTGGCACTCGCTCTGGGCGGTCGAGCACCTTCCGACCTGGAGTCGGGTGGCGAGCACCAAGCGAGAGATCCTGAGACTCGGCATGTTCGATCTGAAGGTCGGCTACCTGCTGTCGGCGGTGCTGGCCGTGGTGTTCATCTCGCTCGGCGCCAACCTGCTGAAGCCTCGCGGGCTCCACCCCGACGGCGTCGAGGTCGCCTTGACTCTCTCGAGGCTCTATACCGATGTCCTCGGAGACTGGATGTTCCCCGTCTTCATGCTCGCTGCCTTCGCGGCGATGTTCTCGACCGCTTACTCGGTGATGGACGGCTTCCCCCGCACGTTCTCCAGAATTCTGTCCACGCTGTTCCCGGGCCAGGCATTTCTGCGGAAAGAAGGCGACCCGGCCTACTACCTGTTCCTGGTGGTCATCTTCCTTTTTGCCATCGGGGCCAACCAGCTGCTACCCAACCCGGTGCTGATGGTGCAGCTCGTGGGCCTCGTCAGCCTCTCGGTTGCGCCGGTGCTCTACGCGCTCAATTATTATTGCGTCACCCGGCTCATCGACGACGTGTCGATGCGCCCCTCGCGCGGGCTCCGTCTCTGGGCGCTTTCGGGTCTTCTCTTCATGCTCGTTGCCGTGGTCGTTTCGGTCTACGCTCGCTCGCGCTGA
- a CDS encoding amidohydrolase family protein: MRYDLHTHYYPSTYFDKIRELPSDFSFDRDPTGRTIITLRGARFFGVTPPMTDPGKRLEDMDRVGIDVEVLSLSTPNIFFAAEEHEPELARRVNDAYADLASRHPKRFKGFASIPMSVPDEALKELHRALGELEMCGVVLLSNLRGRALTAEEYRPFFQEANRLGACIFVHPMLPVATEPFREYVLGPLVAFPADTTLAVARMCYHGMFRDFPDIKWIVAHAGGAIPWLMERLDNGFRDFAECRANLDELPSTYLKRLYYDTVTFSPYTLGLLRDLVGCDRLVMGSDYPHLLGSIDRAVSSIEEMKIPELEKHRIFSGNALSILHNVEPA; this comes from the coding sequence GTGAGATACGACCTTCATACCCACTACTACCCGTCGACCTATTTCGACAAGATTCGGGAGCTCCCGTCGGATTTCTCCTTCGACCGCGACCCGACGGGAAGAACCATCATTACGCTTCGGGGTGCTCGGTTCTTCGGCGTGACACCGCCGATGACCGATCCCGGAAAGCGGCTCGAGGACATGGATCGCGTGGGCATCGATGTCGAAGTGCTGTCCTTATCCACGCCCAACATATTCTTCGCCGCGGAGGAGCACGAGCCCGAGCTCGCGAGAAGGGTCAACGACGCCTATGCGGATCTCGCCTCGAGACATCCGAAGCGGTTCAAGGGATTCGCGTCCATTCCGATGAGCGTTCCCGACGAGGCCTTGAAGGAGCTCCACCGCGCTCTCGGCGAGCTCGAGATGTGTGGCGTCGTTCTCCTGAGCAATCTGCGCGGGCGCGCGCTGACCGCGGAAGAGTACCGGCCGTTTTTCCAAGAGGCGAACCGCCTCGGTGCCTGCATCTTCGTACACCCCATGCTGCCCGTGGCTACCGAGCCGTTTCGAGAGTACGTCCTCGGCCCGCTGGTGGCGTTCCCCGCCGACACGACTCTCGCCGTCGCCCGGATGTGTTACCACGGCATGTTTCGCGATTTTCCCGACATCAAATGGATCGTGGCTCACGCCGGCGGTGCCATCCCCTGGCTCATGGAACGGCTCGACAACGGCTTTCGGGACTTCGCCGAATGCCGGGCGAACCTCGACGAGCTTCCGAGCACCTATCTGAAGCGGCTCTACTACGACACCGTCACCTTCAGCCCGTATACGCTCGGATTGCTGCGCGATCTCGTGGGTTGCGATCGGTTGGTGATGGGAAGCGACTATCCCCACCTCCTCGGATCCATCGATCGCGCCGTGTCGTCGATCGAGGAGATGAAGATTCCCGAGCTCGAGAAGCATCGTATCTTCAGCGGGAACGCCCTTTCGATCCTTCACAACGTCGAGCCGGCATGA
- a CDS encoding CopG family transcriptional regulator, which produces MIRTTVYVDEDVAVAIRHRAAVEGRTQAELIRDALRKYIEEAEIPARPPITGIGRHRSGRRDISERAEELLRRAARRKRER; this is translated from the coding sequence ATGATACGTACTACCGTCTATGTCGACGAGGACGTCGCCGTCGCCATCCGCCACCGGGCCGCCGTGGAAGGACGAACCCAGGCGGAATTGATCCGAGACGCTCTGCGGAAGTACATCGAGGAGGCAGAGATTCCGGCGCGCCCACCGATCACGGGAATCGGGCGCCACCGAAGCGGCAGGCGCGACATCTCCGAGCGCGCCGAGGAGCTGCTGCGCCGGGCAGCGAGAAGAAAACGAGAGCGATGA
- a CDS encoding PIN domain-containing protein, whose translation MSLVADTGGLYALYDADDAHHAAVRGIIQKESGPIIVPSAVLGELDYLLREFLGVDAELDFLDGLTSGALRLEPMTPADVVRSRELVAMYRDLDLGLVDSSVIATAERLGIRRVLTVDERDFRAVRPKGKPLILLPSDSGK comes from the coding sequence ATGAGCCTCGTCGCCGACACCGGAGGTCTATACGCTCTTTATGACGCGGATGACGCCCATCATGCTGCAGTCCGGGGAATCATCCAGAAAGAGTCCGGGCCCATCATCGTTCCTTCGGCGGTCCTGGGAGAGCTCGATTATCTCCTTCGCGAGTTCCTGGGTGTCGACGCGGAGCTCGATTTCCTCGACGGATTGACCTCCGGCGCTCTCAGGCTCGAGCCGATGACCCCGGCGGACGTCGTGCGCTCCCGAGAGCTCGTAGCCATGTATCGCGATCTCGACCTCGGCCTCGTCGACAGCTCCGTCATCGCGACGGCGGAGCGCCTGGGCATCCGTCGAGTACTTACCGTGGATGAACGCGATTTCCGGGCGGTTCGACCCAAGGGAAAACCGCTGATCTTGCTACCTTCCGACTCGGGAAAGTAG
- a CDS encoding type II toxin-antitoxin system HicA family toxin → MSKWTKLIRRILEGRSDANVAFSDLRGLLLHLGFEERTRGSHHVFRRAGVDEKINLQRDNEKAKPYQVRQVRQLILKYQLGELDDA, encoded by the coding sequence GTGAGCAAATGGACGAAGCTCATCCGTAGGATACTGGAAGGAAGGTCCGACGCTAACGTCGCTTTCTCAGACCTCCGGGGATTGCTCCTGCATCTTGGTTTTGAAGAGCGGACGCGTGGCAGCCACCACGTCTTCCGACGGGCTGGAGTTGACGAGAAGATCAACTTGCAGCGCGACAATGAGAAAGCGAAACCCTATCAGGTGCGGCAGGTGCGCCAGCTGATCCTGAAGTACCAACTTGGGGAACTGGACGATGCATAA